The Triticum aestivum cultivar Chinese Spring chromosome 7B, IWGSC CS RefSeq v2.1, whole genome shotgun sequence genome window below encodes:
- the LOC123156333 gene encoding BEACH domain-containing protein B-like, whose translation MNLVRGVADLLRKSPQPPGPPAPPSPSVRGGSIRGADIDDAPAPRVVFSDSTEEGVLRTLWQKYENAHDKEEKEKSLQIFVLQFVQTFRDWGPYHIEELVTQELGSDEIVVGCSYGHPSEAILILIQEISLITSTITESGTSPESSPKHSDQLEPLELSAERLHVLECLTILTRSVHNCRVFSYYGGVQKVTSLLKAAVDQLKALNSLHAVDDQSSDQAVENTRMMLKILICIITIISNFMKLEPTATRDPYFVDTTKYVRSSSYLATVSPSIPENTIPDALQHWQQKATILVLEAGCVNRFVELLRVIQRLNLKEQWTDLSLHFTTLCTLRSTISGTHAQNHFRSIGGLEILLDGLGLPSNKFSVSKHSSISRDERGEILLLQLLYLEILSEAVFGNVNNLEFLCENGLVHKFANSISWPAFMIQESHRQKDTTKTLLALNSISGPVQFLKITEWNDYSLKLSIALCSFILPSNVVKCCSDETAINQISASIPSAYQEQSVRWMIRVLLTVFLCIKACACESELPSHIKILAKTIQIYTIRTFRRVLVSAPALLTAFREEGVWDLIFSEDCFYVGSSVEDIQFHIGTENQNDNVRNNRTATDSQSSCRTDVNILQLEAISFLEFAATLNENTYNLPECSALVDALEHCVSDAVVASILLKCFRVILQLATEQTLDSFISLDAITRVLKVTCLQAQGLRNSRNLPRPEITIDRDGSQTKNIEMTSSEDRTDHTLTCLKLGVNLLKDYVTISSDGRILVLHNAECIECLFNLFEEESLRKQVLEQVLALFRLPPSSAQDHAAKLHLCSKYLENFTQANENEKVNSELLIDLLVSMREIIMMDRVYYQNLFRNEGCFLHIISLLNGTFNEAIGERLVLNVLETLTLLLEGNNASKAAFRVLVGVGYQTLQSLLLDYYKWLPSERLLDALLNMLVDGKFEINEKTTIKNEDVVVLLLNILQKSSTSLQHYGLVVLQQLLKQSITNRTYSFRAGLLSVLLDWFSIEEEDDTVNVIAELIQIIGAHSICGKDIRKIFALLRSEKISAKQKHTSLLLRSLSHMLKEKGPEAFFEFSGHDSGIEIKSPFQWPYNRGLSFSCWLRVENFPENGMMGLFSFSTEDGRGCSAMLSKSALVYESINKKHQCVLLQLKLPPKEWKFLSVTHTIGRAFSGGSQLRCYVDGELVSCEKCRYAKVNEVMTRCTIGTELVPLGDEPNSIGFERTFAFTGQMGPVYVFSDALSSEQIKGIYNLGPSYMYSFHGDDSLYRGILDARDGISSKIIFGLNAQASDSKTLFSVSSTLDSADKSTVEATIIGGTKLCSRRLPQDIIYCVGGVSVFFPLFTQFCDAVTNGGQYCYTSVINDTLAAEVIELVASVLDGNVSNQQQMYLLSGLSILGFLLQAAPPQLLNMKTLPAVKYMFDVLRNCGMSKVLLKDAISRVYLNPEIWVYSNYEVQRDLYMLLIQYFETDGRFLPLLCGLPRIIDIVRQYYWEKVDSKCVIGSKLLHPITKQVIGERPKIEEIRKLRLLLLSLAEMSIKLKISPADIGALISFVERSQDIACIEDILNMILRALSHDSLLSSFLEHVNVLGGCCIFLNLHKRESEPIRLLGLQLLGKLLVGIPSEKKGAILFTLPTGKSRKEMTSAPQLFFHVISERLLRFPPSDNSSATFFDVLMGRTSPKQVLQEHSQSDPSKDTNSNASSLDHFFLPRILVCIFKYMQSCQDSSARTRILTKLLGLLCSNPTNIEALMEHGWNSWLETSTNLDVIKEYKPAPKAELDNVEINELILVRKLYSLVLSYYLSSVKGGWHQLEDTAHFLLLKFDQGQLSSSYLLRDILDDIVGSLLQTSSEENIFLSQPGCDNVLHLLKLIQELLVNQIGIKLLFLSPSTTDESSSDDKWKEDIKLTVNEILDAETNGQCRSFPWSSCQFAVGDEVSDDWWSFFDKVWSIICNLNGKGPSKLIPKSPQNVGAPSLGQRARGLVESLNVPGAEMAAVVVSSGIAKMNIFADRATILKGEIFPRIFFHLVILYLCKAGLENASKCVLQFMSLLPLLVADDEQSKNKLHFLIWSLLVVRSQYGQLDDGARFHVLSHLILETIIYGKAMLVTNILGRDDSMEVNSNKEAGFILSFIQKDRVLATAAYEVKHMHAVQADRLRNLQKLNSKLNERFTKETQLVQIVDDQIHLSITSALSSDDSRKAAFQLAFDEDQQIVADKWIHIFRALIDERGPWSANPFPNDALTHWKLDKTEDKWRRRFKLKRNYMFDERLCQPSSSKNEITEPFFDQPSFSTKVPEKMKRFLLKGVRGITDDSGYGLFEDTNGTSESSHSPSENQNQNNAADSSDHRTTVQNKKDTSSTNGDSDYTKVLCSVHCVLVTPKRKLAGQLNITRTVLHFSFDFLVEGTGGSSVFSKFKDKKDSDRKNELGGAERLYGCRDSLIRINGGLMQNQSNKIKHHRRWNIAKIKGVHWIRYLLQYTALEIFFDDSNAPIFLNFSSQKDVKRAGSLLVSLRNDALFPKGSIKDKNSVISFVDRRVALEIAENAKERWKRREISNFEYLMILNTLAGRSYNDLTQYPIFPWVLADYASENLDFNKSSTFRDLSKPVGALDEKRFKDFEDRYLNFCDPDIPSFYYGSHYSSMGIVLHYLLRLEPFTTLHRSLQGGKFDHADRLFQSIDSAYRNSLSNSSDVKELIPEFFYMPEFLQNSNSYHLGIKQDGEPLGDVALPPWAKGSPEEFIHINREALESEYVSSNLHHWIDLIFGYKQRGQPAVEAANIFYYVTYEGAVDLENMDDMLQKYAIEDQIANFGQTPIQIFRVKHPRRGPPVPIAHPLYFAPQSITLTSSVSSTISHMSAVLFIGLLDNTIILMNEGLILSVKLWLTTRTQLGGNFTFSGPQENFFGVGSDVISPRKIGTFLAENVKFGRQFLATMQINSEKYLILCGNWENSFQIISLSDGRIVQSIRQHKDVVGCVAVSSDGNVVATGSYDTTVMIWHAFRGRPSEKKMRTANFEISENDHIIMERPVHILCGHDDIITCLFVSTELDIVVSGSKDGTCIFHTLREGRYVRSIRHPSGLGLSKLVATRHGRVVLYSEFDLSLHMHSINGKHIASATSIGRLNCMELSCCGEFMACAGEQGQIVLRSMHSLDIVWKYTGAGKAITSLAMTPEECFIAGTKDGSLLVFSVETPLVRRGNVPQTSVKPSGAG comes from the exons ATGAACCTCGTGCGGGGCGTCGCCGATCTGCTCCGCAAGTCGCCGCAGCCCCCGGGGCcgcccgcgcccccctccccctccgtcCGCGGCGGCTCCATCCGCGGCGCCGACATCGACGACGCCCCCGCGCCCCGCGTCGTCTTCAG TGATAGCACTGAGGAGGGAGTCTTAAGGACACTTTGGCAGAAGTATGAGAATGCCCATGATAAG GAGGAAAAGGAGAAATCACTGCAAATTTTTGTCTTACAATTCGTACAAACATTCAGAGACTGGGGCCCATACCATATTGAAGAATTGGTTACGCAAGAATTGGGATCTGATGAAATTGTCGTTGGATGCTCTTATGGGCATCCTTCTGAGGCCATTCTTATTCTGATCCAGGAAATTTCTCTAATAACTTCAACTATCACTGAAA GTGGCACCAGTCCAGAATCTTCTCCAAAGCATTCGGACCAACTAGAACCCCTGGAATTAAGCGCTGAAAGATTGCATGTCCTGGAGTGCTTGACTATTCTGACTCGCTCCGTGCATAATTGTAGAGTATTTAGCTATTATGGTGGCGTGCAGAAGGTTACTTCTCTATTAAAAG CCGCTGTTGATCAGCTGAAAGCCTTGAACAGTTTGCATGCTGTAGATGACCAATCTTCAGATCAAGCAGTAGAAAATACAAGGATGATGCTAAAGATACTCATATGCATAATCACAATAATTTCAAATTTCATGAAGTTGGAACCAACTGCTACAAGGGACCCCTATTTTGTCGATACCACTAAATATGTCCGATCGAGCAGTTATTTGGCTACGGTTTCTCCAAGTATTCCAGAAAACACCATTCCTGATGCACTTCAACATTGGCAGCAAAAGGCTACTATTCTTGTGCTGGAAGCTGGTTGTGTCAATCGGTTCGTAG AACTGTTACGGGTCATTCAGAGGCTGAATTTGAAAGAGCAGTGGACTGATCTCTCACTTCATTTTACCACTTTGTGCACCCTTCGATCAACTATATCTGGTACCCATGCACAGAATCATTTCAGAAGCATTGGTGGGCTGGAAATTCTACTGGATGGATTAGGACTTCCTTCAAATAAATTTTCAGTTTCAAAGCATTCATCTATATCAAGAGATGAAAG GGGTGAAATTCTTCTTCTGCAGCTACTATATCTGGAAATTCTGAGTGAGGCAGT ATTTGGCAATGTCAACAACTTGGAATTTTTATGCGAAAATGGATTGGTACATAAATTTGCAAATAGCATAAGTTGGCCTGCATTTATGATTCAGGAGTCTCACCGGCAAAAGGATACTACAAAAACTCTTCTTGCATTAAATTCTATCTCTGGTCCAGTTCAGTTTCTTAAGATAACAGAATGGAATGACTATTCTCTAAAGTTGAGCATTGCCCTTTGCTCTTTCATTCTCCCCTCAAATGTCGTAAAATGCTGTTCTGATGAAACTGCTATCAACCAAATTTCGGCATCCATACCATCAGCTTATCAGGAGCAATCCGTTAGATGGATGATAAGGGTTCTCCTAACAGTTTTTCTTTGCATCAAAGCTTGTGCTTGTGAATCGGAATTACCAAGCCATATAAA GATATTAGCCAAAACCATTCAAATTTACACGATCCGTACATTCAGAAGGGTTCTTGTTTCAGCGCCAGCTCTACTCACAGCTTTTCGAGAGGAAGGTGTATGGGACTTGATATTCTCTGAAGACTGTTTCTATGTTGGGTCATCTGTGGAAGACATCCAATTTCATATTGGTACAGAGAACCAAAATGACAATGTCAGAAATAATAGGACAGCAACTGATTCTCAAAGCTCATGTCGGACTGATGTTAACATTCTTCAACTGGAAGCTATTTCCTTTCTGGAATTTGCTGCGACACTTAATGAAAACACATATAAtctg CCAGAATGCTCAGCACTAGTGGATGCACTTGAGCATTGCGTTTCAGATGCGGTGGTGGCCAGCATTCTTCTTAAATGCTTTCGTGTTATCCTACAACTTGCCACAGAACAAACTTTAGATTCATTCATATCCTTGGATGCAATCACTAGAGTCCTTAAGGTCACATGCCTTCAAGCACAGGGACTACGAAACTCCAGGAATTTGCCTCGTCCTGAAATTACCATCGATAGAGATGGTTCTCAGACAAAAAATATTGAGATGACTTCATCTGAGGACAGAACTGATCACACTCTTACATGCCTAAAATTAGGTGTAAACCTCCTTAAGGATTATGTAACTATATCTAGCGATGGAAGAATTCTAGTTTTGCACAATGCTGAATGtattgagtgtttattcaacttaTTTGAAGAAGAGAGCCTACGGAAACAAGTACTGGAGCAAGTTCTTGCCTTATTTAGG TTGCCTCCATCCTCAGCACAAGATCATGCTGCAAAGTTGCATCTATGCTCCAAATATTTAGAGAACTTCACACAAGCAAATGAAAATGAAAAGGTCAATTCAGAATTGTTAATTGATCTACTGGTCAGCATGAGAGAGATCATTATGATGGACCGCGTG TACTATCAAAATCTATTTCGCAACGAAGGGTGCTTTCTGCATATTATCTCTTTGTTAAACGGAACATTCAATGAGGCAATTGGTGAGCGCTTGGTACTTAATGTCCTTGAGACGTTAACCTTACTGCTTGAAGGAAATAATGCTTCAAAG GCCGCTTTCAGAGTGCTAGTTGGTGTGGGTTATCAAACATTACAGAGCTTGCTATTGGATTATTACAAATGGTTGCCAAGTGAGAGGCTCTTGGATGCATTGCTTAATATGCTAGTTGATGGGAAATTTGAGATAAATGAGAAAACAACAATAAAG AACGAAGACGTTGTTGTATTACTTTTGAACATTTTACAGAAG AGCAGCACATCACTTCAGCATTATGGGCTTGTTGTACTGCAGCAGTTGCTGAAGCAATCCATTACAAATAGAACTTATAGTTTCAGAGCAGGGTTGCTTAGTGTTCTTCTTGATTGGTTTTCAATAGAAGAGGAGGATGATACAGTTAACGTAATTGCAGAGTTGATTCAGATAATTGGCGCACACAGCATATGCGGGAAAGATATTCGGAAAATCTTTGCCCTCTTACGCAGTGAGAAGATTAGTGCCAAGCAGAAGCACACTTCTTTGCTTTTGAGAAGTCTCAGCCACATGCTCAAAGAAAAGGGCCCAGAAGCCTTTTTTGAGTTCAGTGGCCATGATTCT GGTATAGAAATAAAATCTCCATTTCAATGGCCTTATAATAGAGGACTATCTTTTTCTTGCTGGTTGAGGGTAGAAAACTTCCCAGAAAATGGTATgatgggccttttctccttttccaCAGAAGATGGAAGGGGGTGCTCAGCCATGCTTAGCAAAAGTGCTCTAGTATATGAG TCTATCAATAAAAAACATCAGTGTGTTTTGTTACAACTCAAGCTCCCACCAAAGGAGTGGAAGTTCCTTTCTGTTACTCATACAATAGGAAGGGCTTTTTCCGGAGGAAGCCAGCTGAGATGCTATGTTGATGGGGAGCTAGTATCATGTGAGAAGTGTAG GTATGCAAAAGTCAACGAGGTAATGACCCGCTGCACCATCGGTACAGAATTGGTACCTCTTGGCGATGAACCAAATTCTATTGGTTTTGAAAGGACTTTCGCCTTTACTGGTCAAATGGGCCCAGTTTATGTGTTTTCTGATGCTCTCTCCTCAGAGCAAATAAAAGGCATATATAATCTGGGACCAAGTTATATGTACTCCTTCCATGGCGACGATTCATTGTACAGGGGAATTTTGGATGCACGAGACGGCATCTCATCAAAGATTATTTTTGGTCTTAATGCACAG GCTAGTGACAGCAAGACTTTGTTCAGTGTGTCATCCACACTTGATAGTGCTGACAAAAGCACAGTTGAAGCAACAATCATCGGCGGGACAAAGTTATGTTCACGACGCTTGCCACAGGATATTATTTATTGTGTTGGAGGAGTCTCTGTATTTTTTCCTCTCTTCACTCAATTTTGTGACGCTGTAACTAATGGTGGGCAATATTGTTATACATCTGTCATCAATGATACATTGGCAGCTGAGGTTATTGAGCTTGTCGCGTCTGTTCTGGATGGAAATGTATCGAATCAGCAACAGATGTATCTTCTTTCTGGGTTATCCATTCTGGGTTTCTTGCTTCAAGCTGCTCCACCTCAGCTGTTAAATATGAAAACACTTCCTGCAGTGAAGTATATGTTCGATGTGTTAAGGAACTGCG GTATGTCTAAAGTTCTTCTGAAAGATGCTATTTCACGAGTTTATTTGAATCCAGAAATATGGGTATATTCAAACTATGAAGTGCAGAGAGATCTTTATATGTTACTGATACAATATTTTGAAACGGATGGAAGATTTTTACCACTACTATGTGGACTTCCTAGGATTATTGACATTGTGCGCCAATATTATTGGGAAAAGGTAGATTCTAAGTGTGTTATTGGTTCAAAGCTGCTGCATCCAATTACTAAACAAGTTATTGGAGAGAGGCCTAAGATAGAAGAAATCCGTAAGCTTCGGCTTCTGCTTCTGAGTTTAGCAGAAATGAGCATAAA GCTCAAAATTTCTCCAGCTGATATAGGTGCTCTTATATCATTTGTTGAGAGGAGCCAAGACATAGCATGCATCGAGGACATACTTAACATGATCCTTCGCGCTCTTTCACATGACTCACTTTTGTCATCTTTCTTGGAACACGTAAATGTCCTCGGTGGCTGTTGCATTTTCTTAAATCTTCATAAGAG GGAATCTGAGCCAATCAGATTGTTGGGGCTTCAGCTCCTTGGAAAGCTTTTGGTCGGGATTCCATCAGAGAAGAAAGGAGCAATATTATTTACCTTACCCACAGGAAAATCTAGAAAAGAAATGACATCAGCACCTCAATTGTTTTTCCATGTAATATCTGAACGGCTCTTGAGATTTCCACCCTCAGATAATTCAAGTGCAACTTTTTTCGATGTTCTTATGGGTAGAACCAGTCCAAAACAG GTCCTACAAGAACACTCTCAGTCTGATCCATCAAAAGATACAAATTCCAACGCTTCAAGCTTGGATCACTTTTTCCTTCCTCGGATTTTGGTTTGCATCTTCAAATATATGCAGTCTTGTCAAGATTCTTCAGCTCGCACGAGAATCTTAACTAAGCTTCTTGGTTTACTCTGTTCAAACCCTACGAATATCGAGGCATTAATG GAGCATGGTTGGAACTCTTGGCTTGAGACATCGACAAATCTTGATGTAATTAAGGAGTACAAACCAGCTCCTAAAGCTGAGCTGGACAATGTGGAGATCAATGAACTAATTCTTGTGAGGAAGTTGTACTCGTTGGTCCTTTCATACTACCTGAGCTCTGTAAAAGGTGGCTGGCACCAACTTGAAGATACAGCTCATTTTTTACTTCTGAAATTTGACCAG GGACAACTATCAAGTTCTTATTTGCTGCGGGACATACTCGATGATATTGTTGGGAGCCTGCTTCAGACATCTTCGGAAGAAAATATTTTCCTTTCACAGCCTGGCTGTGATAATGTCTTACATCTTTTGAAGCTTATCCAGGAGTTGCTTGTCAATCAAATAGGAATTAAGCTCTTG TTTCTATCTCCTAGCACTACAGACGAATCTTCATCCGATGACAAATGGAAAGAAGACATTAAGCTTACCGTAAATGAAATTTTAGATGCTGAGACCAATGGCCAGTGTAGAAG TTTTCCTTGGAGCTCGTGCCAATTTGCTGTTGGGGATGAAGTAAGTGATGATTGGTGGAGCTTCTTTGACAAGGTATGGAGTATTATATGTAATTTGAACGGGAAAGGACCAAGCAAATTGATCCCAAAGAGTCCCCAAAATGTTGGAGCCCCGTCCCTGGGGCAAAGGGCACGTGGATTGGTTGAGTCTCTGAATGTCCCTGGCGCAGAAATGGCGGCTGTTGTTGTATCCAGTGGTATTGCAAAAATGAATATATTTGCTGACAGAGCAACGATATTGAAGGGAGAGATATTCCCGAGAATTTTCTTTCACCTTGTTATTCTGTACCTCTGCAAAGCTGGATTGGAAAATGCATCCAAGTGTGTTCTGCAGTTCATGTCATTGCTTCCCTTGCTCGTTGCAGATGATGAGCAAAGCAAAAACAAGCTGCATTTTCTAATATG GTCTTTACTCGTTGTGCGATCTCAGTATGGGCAACTTGATGATGGTGCACGCTTCCATGTTTTATCACACTTGATTCTCGAAACTATCATATATGGCAAGGCCATGCTTGTTACTAATATCTTGGGCAGAGATGATTCTATGGAAGTCAACAGCAATAAAGAGGCTGGGTTCATTCTTAGTTTTATACAGAAGGATCGTGTTCTTGCCACG GCTGCTTATGAGGTTAAGCATATGCATGCTGTTCAGGCTGATCGCTTAAGGAATCTACAAAAACTAAACTCTAAACTTAATGAGCGTTTTACTAAAGAGACACAACTAGTGCAGATAGTTGATGATCAGATACATCTCTCCATCACTTCTGCACTTTCCTCAGATGACAGTAGAAAAGCAGCTTTTCAACTTGCTTTTGATGAGGATCAGCAAATTGTTGCA GATAAGTGGATACATATTTTTCGTGCTCTGATTGATGAGAGGGGACCATGGTCTGCAAACCCTTTTCCGAATGATGCTCTGACTCACTGGAAACTTGACAAAACAGAAGATAAATGGCGGCGGAGGTTCAAGCTCAAGCGGAATTACATGTTTGATGAACGTCTTTGCCAACCTTCATCCTCTAAGAATGAAATTACAGAGCCATTTTTTGACCAACCTTCTTTTAGCACCAAAGTTCCTGAGAAAATGAAGCGATTCCTTCTGAAAGGTGTACGAGGAATCACAGATGATAGTGGTTATGGACTATTTGAGGACACTAATGGTACAAGTGAATCTTCCCACAGTCCTTCAGAGAACCAAAACCAGAATAATGCTGCAGATTCCTCAGATCATCGCACTACTGTTCAGAATAAGAAAGACACATCATCTACTAATGGAGATAGTGATTATACCAAG GTGCTATGTTCAGTTCATTGTGTTCTTGTAACCCCAAAGAGAAAACTGGCAGGGCAGTTAAATATCACACGAACTGTTCTacatttttcttttgattttttggtTGAAGGGACTGGAGGATCATCTGTTTTCAGCAAATTCAAAGATAAGAAAGATTCTGATAGGAAGAACGAGCTGGGCGGTGCGGAGAGACTTTATGGTTGCCGAGACAGTTTGATTAGAATCAATGGCGGCTTGATGCAAAACCAATCTAATAAAATCAAACATCACAGGAGGTGGAATATAGCCAAG ATAAAAGGAGTTCACTGGATACGCTACCTACTACAGTATACTGCACTAGAGATATTCTTTGATGATTCAAATGCACCTATATTTTTAAACTTCTCCTCCCAAAAGGATGTTAAAAGGGCCGGGTCTCTCTTAGTTTCCCTCAGGAATGACGCCTTGTTTCCTAAAGGAAGTATTAAAGACAAAAATAGTGTCATTTCATTTGTTGACAGGCGAGTTGCACTTGAAATAGCTGAGAATGCCAAGGAAAGATGGAAAAGGAGGGAAATCAGTAATTTTGAGTATCTAATGATTCTTAATACCCTTGCTGGACGATCTTACAATGATTTAACTCAGTACCCTATATTTCCATGGGTTCTGGCTGATTATGCCTCAGAAAATCTAGATTTCAACAAGTCATCTACTTTTAGGGATCTCTCAAAGCCGGTTGGTGCTTTGGACGAGAAACGATTTAAG GATTTTGAAGATAGATATCTTAATTTCTGTGATCCTGATATACCGAG TTTTTATTATGGATCTCACTACTCTAGCATGGGAATCGTTCTTCATTACCTTCTCAGGCTCGAACCTTTTACAACCCTGCATCGTAGCCTTCAG GGTGGTAAGTTTGACCATGCAGACCGTCTTTTCCAGAGCATTGACAGCGCTTACAGAAACAGCTTGTCAAATTCAAGTGATGTCAAAGAGCTTATTCCTGAATTCTTCTATATGCCAGAGTttcttcaaaattcaaattcatatcatcttggtattaAGCAGGATGGTGAACCTTTAGGTGATGTTGCTCTCCCTCCATGGGCGAAG GGTTCTCCAGAAGAATTCATTCACATCAACAGAGAAGCACTTGAAAGTGAATATGTGAGCTCTAATCTCCATCACTGGATTGATCTCATATTTGGGTACAAGCAGCGGGGACAGCCTGCCGTTGAG GCAGCAAACATATTTTACTATGTGACATATGAAGGCGCAGTTGATCTGGAAAACATGGATGACATGTTACAGAAATACGCTATTGAGGATCAGATTGCGAATTTTGGACAGACACCTATCCAGATTTTTCGTGTGAAACATCCAAGAAGAGGGCCTCCTGTCCCAATTGCCCATCCACTGTATTTTGCACCACAGTCAATAACATTAACCTCAAGTGTTTCTAGCACAATCAGCCACATGTCTGCTGTACTATTTATTGGCTTgttggataacacaattatactGATGAATGAGGGGCTCATATTATCAGTGAAGCTGTGGTTGACAACACGGACGCAGTTAGGTGGAAATTTCACCTTTTCTGGACCACAG gAAAATTTCTTTGGGGTTGGTTCAGATGTTATCTCCCCTCGTAAAATTGGCACTTTCCTGGCTGAGAACGTCAAATTTGGAAGACAGTTCTTAGCAACTATGCAAATTAACAGCGAGAAGTATTTGATTCTATGTGGAAATTGGGAAAATAGTTTTCAGATAATTTCTCTCAGTGATGGAAGAATTGTGCAGAGCATCAGGCAGCATAAGGATGTTGTTGGCTGTGTTGCAG TTTCATCCGATGGAAAT